The Pseudonocardia sp. EC080619-01 genome segment CTCGAACGCACGGGTCAGCGCCGAGGCGTAACCAGTTCGCTGGGAGGCGTCGTGGGTGACCATGACGCCCTTCGGGGATCCGGTGGTGCCCGACGTATAGAGAATATCTCCCAGGTCACCGGGTTCGGCCCGCTGCCCGTCTGCGGCGCCGAGGTGCTGGTCGCCCAGTCTCGCGAGGTCGTCGACGGTATGGACGCCCTCCCGTTCCCGGCCGTCGGTGCTCAACTGCACTACCGCGCGCAGATCTGGGAGAGCCTCGGTCGCGCCCTGCTCCCAGCCGGGGGCGATCTCGTCCAGCATCGCAGGATAGTCCAGTGTGGCGAAACCAGTCATTGTGATCAACAGATTGCACCGCGACTGACGCAGCACGTAGGCAAGCTCTTCCCTGCGATACAGGAAATTGAACGGGATCGCCACGGCGCCGGCTCGGGCGATCGCGAACTTGAGCGGTGTGAACTCGAGGTAGTTCGCCATCAGCATCCCGACACGGTCACCTCTGCCGACGCCGAGCGCGGCCAGGCCGTCCCCCAGCCGGGCAGCCCAGTCCGCGGTCTCGCGGTAGGTGATCGTCCGATCATCGGTGATCACAAGCGGTCGATCGGAGAACTCAGCCGCACACGCGTCGAGTCGTCGGTCCAGTGTCATCGCTTCCCAGACCGGGAAGCGGGCTTCGAGAGCGGCGCGTCTCGAGCCGATCGTCTCCGACATCAGCGTCCTCCTCGACGTGTTTAATCACTAATAGATTAGTGACCTGGCCAGCTCCGGACAAGGTCGGCGGTGCCTCTCGCTGTCTGCCGCCGCCCGATCACCCTGAGTCACGGCTCGACCGCGATCCCGGCCTTCAGGAGTTCGCTGACGTCGAGGCCGGCTGCCGAGAGCACCTCCCGGGTATCCCGACCGGGAGCGGGTGGAAGGGCGGGGCTCCAGCCGGGGTGGGCCGAGAAGCGCGGGGCCTGGCCGGGCTGGAGGACCTCGTCGACCTCCAGCACGCTTCCCCGGGCGGCGACGTGCGTGTGCGCGGCTGCCTCCCGCAGCCCCACGACGGGGGCGACGCACGCGTCCGATCCCTCGAACACCGCCGTCCACTCCGCCCGGGTCCGCCCGCGGAAGGTATCCGCCAGTAGCGCACGCAGTTGCGGCCACGTTCCACGGTCGTTCTGCGCAGCGGGGTCGACCTGCTCCGCGGGAAGCCCGAGCAGGCGCAGGAGCTCGGCGTAGAACTTGGGCTCGATCGCACCGACCGCCATGTATCCGCCGTCCGCGGTCTCGTAGACCGAGTAGTACGGTGCTCCGCCATCGAGCAGGTTCTCGCCGCGCTGGTCGACCCATCGGCCGGAACCGAGCAGCGAGTGGATCACCCCCATCAGATGGGATGCTCCATCGACGATCGCGGCGTCGACAACCTGGCCATGTCCGGTCCGCTCCGCCTCCAGAAGCGCGGCCAGCACCCCGGTCACCAGGTACAGCGACCCCCCACCGAAGTCCCCGACCAGATTCAGCGGGATCTGAGGCGGACCGCCCGCCGAACCGATAGCGCCGAGGGCGCCGGTGACCGCGATGTACCCGATGTCGTGGCCGGCGGTGTGGGCGAGTGGGCCCTGCTGCCCCCACCCCGTCATCCGGCCGTAGACCAGCTTCGGATTGCGCGTCCAGACGTCCTCGGGGCCGACGCCGAGCCGTTCGGTCACGCCCGGCCGGTTGCCCTCGACGAGGACGTCCGCGGTCTCCGCCAGGGTCAGCACGGCCTCCACCGCCTCCTGGCGCTTCAGGTCCAGCACGATCGAGCGCTTGCCCCGGTTCAGCACGTCCGCCTTGCTGGCCGGCGGGGCGATACCTGACCCGGTGGGCCGGTCGATCCGAATCACCTCGGCCCCCAGGTCGGCAAGCAGCATGCACGCGAACGGCCCAGGTCCGATGCCTGCGAGCTCCAGGACGCGACGACCGGCAAGAGGACCACGAGAAGGGGTCTCCACCATGACACACTCTCCTTTTTCTTATTGAGATTAGGCTCTAGGCTAGGACAATGACAGAGACGCAGCGTTGGGTCCTGGTCGCGGGCGGCTCGGGAGGGATCGGGGCGGCGATCGGCCGCTCCCTGGCCGAGGACGGGTGGAACGTCGTGCTGACCTACCGGTCCAACGCCGACGGGGCCAGGGCCGCGGCGGAGCAGGTTGTCGCCGCGGGCCGGCAGGCGATCGTCACGAAGGTCGACCTGACCGATGCCGCCGCGACCTCAGAGGCAGTGCTGGGCACGGCCCCGGAGACACTCTCCGGCGTGGTCTACGCATCCGGCCCGCACATCCCGATGCAGTACATCTCCGCGATCACCCCGCAGCGCTACCAGGAACAGATCCTCGGCGACACCCTGCCCGCCTACAACGTGCTGCACGCAGCCATCGCGCCACTGCGGGACACAGGGGGCAGCATGGTCGCGCTGGTCACGCCCGCGATCCAGCGCTACTCCAAGAAGGACATGCTCTCCTCCTCCCCCAAAGCCGCCGTCGCCGCACTCGTGCGCGGCATCGCGTCGGAGGAGGGTCGTTACGGGGTGCGTGTCAACTGCGTCGGCGTCGGGCTCATCGAGGGGGACGGGATGTGGAGAGAGCTCGTGGCTCGCGGCGACTACACCGAGGAGCTACTGACCACAGCTCGACGCAATCTGGCCATGCGTCGGTTCGGCGAAGTCCACGATGTCGCCGAGGCCGTCCGGTTCCTCATGTCCTCCAGGGCAAAGTGGATCACTGGACAGACCCTCGACGTGGACGGGGGCTATGCCCTCTGAATGTCTGCGATCCAGCCCAGCGGACGAGCGATCTCTCACGGTCGGGGCTGACACCTCCCCGGGCGCCGACGCAGGAGCTCGCAGCTGCGCCGCTGCCGTAGCGGCCGGTTGACGAGAGAAAGTATTAAATCTAACCTCTATTAAGTACTCGATCGAAGGAGATGGCGTGGCTTCCGTGCAACCCGATCACACGTTCGATGCGCTCGTGGTGGGCGCCGGGGCAGGCGGACTGTTCACCGCGGCTCGACTCGCCCACGCGGGCTACCGCACCCTCGTCGTCGAGCGGCTCGACAAGGTCGGCGGCCGGGCCTCCACCACCGACATCGACGGGTTCAAGATCAACGATGGCGCGATCGTCATCGAACGCGGCACGATCACCGAAGAGACCTTCGCCGAGGTCGGCGCCGAGTTCGACGTCCGGGCGCCGGAGGTCCCCGTGCTCTACCGGGTGGGCAACAAGAACCTGGACGTGACCCGCGGCGGGTGGGGCGTGCTGTTGTCCAAGCTGACCCGCCAAGGCGCAAAGATGGTCAGCGGCATCGGCGCGGCGCGGACGGACGACGATGCGCTCCCCGGAGATGAGCTGACCACTGCCGAGTGGGTGCGCAAGTACACCAAGAGTGAGGCCGCACAGGGCGTCTTCCGCAACATGTGCGCGTCGATCTTCGCGGTCAGCTCCGACGAGCTGCCCGCGCGGGTCTTCCTCACCTACTTCACCCGCAAGTCCGCCTTCAAGAAGTTCGGGTTCTGTCCCGACGGCACGATCGGCGTGTGGGAGTCCCTGGCAGCCACGATCACCAGACGCGGTGGGCAGGTCTGGCTCTCAAGCGACATCCAGGACCTCCACGTCAGCGAGGGACGGGTCACCGGCGCCACAGTCAACACGCCTGAGGGGCCGGTAGAGGTCTCCTGCACCGTCGCCGTCAGCAACATCGGGCCTGCCGCCACAGTCGGCCTGGTCGGCGCCGACAATCTCCCCGAGACCTACCGTGAACAGGTCCGCGTCAAGGACCGGCCCTGCTCGATGCTGGCACTGAACTTCGCCAGCCAGGAGCCTCTCGTCGACATCCCCGGCATGCTCGTGTTCTCGGTGAGCAAGCGGCTGTGCTACGTC includes the following:
- a CDS encoding SDR family NAD(P)-dependent oxidoreductase: MTETQRWVLVAGGSGGIGAAIGRSLAEDGWNVVLTYRSNADGARAAAEQVVAAGRQAIVTKVDLTDAAATSEAVLGTAPETLSGVVYASGPHIPMQYISAITPQRYQEQILGDTLPAYNVLHAAIAPLRDTGGSMVALVTPAIQRYSKKDMLSSSPKAAVAALVRGIASEEGRYGVRVNCVGVGLIEGDGMWRELVARGDYTEELLTTARRNLAMRRFGEVHDVAEAVRFLMSSRAKWITGQTLDVDGGYAL
- a CDS encoding NAD(P)/FAD-dependent oxidoreductase; translation: MASVQPDHTFDALVVGAGAGGLFTAARLAHAGYRTLVVERLDKVGGRASTTDIDGFKINDGAIVIERGTITEETFAEVGAEFDVRAPEVPVLYRVGNKNLDVTRGGWGVLLSKLTRQGAKMVSGIGAARTDDDALPGDELTTAEWVRKYTKSEAAQGVFRNMCASIFAVSSDELPARVFLTYFTRKSAFKKFGFCPDGTIGVWESLAATITRRGGQVWLSSDIQDLHVSEGRVTGATVNTPEGPVEVSCTVAVSNIGPAATVGLVGADNLPETYREQVRVKDRPCSMLALNFASQEPLVDIPGMLVFSVSKRLCYVANFTDSCPEMAPPGWHLYVAASVPKPAVGPFDEAAEIELLKEDLREHVPGFEAKARVLSVNVMKDGWPPQRAVAGYDLSPETPIDNLWNVGDGVKEYASGGTTACAETAKIVVDTVKSRFPLAASV
- a CDS encoding CaiB/BaiF CoA-transferase family protein gives rise to the protein MVETPSRGPLAGRRVLELAGIGPGPFACMLLADLGAEVIRIDRPTGSGIAPPASKADVLNRGKRSIVLDLKRQEAVEAVLTLAETADVLVEGNRPGVTERLGVGPEDVWTRNPKLVYGRMTGWGQQGPLAHTAGHDIGYIAVTGALGAIGSAGGPPQIPLNLVGDFGGGSLYLVTGVLAALLEAERTGHGQVVDAAIVDGASHLMGVIHSLLGSGRWVDQRGENLLDGGAPYYSVYETADGGYMAVGAIEPKFYAELLRLLGLPAEQVDPAAQNDRGTWPQLRALLADTFRGRTRAEWTAVFEGSDACVAPVVGLREAAAHTHVAARGSVLEVDEVLQPGQAPRFSAHPGWSPALPPAPGRDTREVLSAAGLDVSELLKAGIAVEP